AGGAAGAGCACTGTTGCCAAGAACTGTTATCAATTAACATTCTGAAACCATAGCCTTACTCCTCTTCCTTGGGAATCCTATAACATGAGAACATAAAGATTCAGTGAGCCAACAAGGCTTTGGTTGCACACTGGGATCAAGAGGCTCACTAAAGGATCCAGATGTCTGCTTCATTGGAGTGGAAAAAAATGTCATAGTGAATTCCACGAAATATCTGGCAGGAATAGACCATGCAGAAGCCAACTACACTGACTGAGAGTGAGCATaagtgagagcaagagagagagagagagggagagagggagaggggaagagagagaagatgtAATTCGAGAGGTGTTgctggccgggcatagtggctcacaccagtgtaatcacagcactttgggaggccgaggcaggtggatcacttgaggccaggagttcgagaccagcctggccaacatagtgaaatcccatctctactaaaagtacaaaaattagccgggtatggcagtgcatgcctgtaatcccagttacttgggaggctgaggcatgagaatcgcctgaacctgggagccaaaggttgcagtgagccaagatcatgcaactgcactccagcttgggcaacagtgtgagactctgcatccaaaaaaaaaaaaaaaaagaggtatcgCTGAGCTGTGAAAGAAACTGGCCAGCCCTAAATCATAGGCTCCCCTCTCAGTCTGATGTAGTATCAATCCTGGATTTGCTTGTCCTCTGAGAAGGAAGTCCCCACCTTTGGAGAAAGAAGCTATTGAACATCTCTCTGTTCCCTCTTGCTAGATCCACTGGTTCCTGTGCAGCTCTTGGAAGGCAAGAACATTTTTGGCTGACTTCTTTGTAATCTAGAGAATGCATAGGTCAGCTCTTGCAACCCCAAAATACCACTGAGATTTAGGCAGTGGCATATCAAGGAATTGGGCCTAAAAGCTAAGCAAAGATTGAGAACAAAAAAATAGGAGTAAGTTAAAAGCAGGATCCTCTTCCAGGGAACATATGAAAACTGATGGTCTAGAACGGGGATCAGCACACATTTGcgataaagggccagatagtaaatatttagaCTTTCAAGCTGCACATCCTTATCACAGCTACTCAGTTCTGCCACTGTAAAGCAAAAGCAGTCATAGATGATAAACAAACAACTGAGTGTGccagtgttccaataaaactttactgatAAACAATGAaacttgaatttcatataatttgtacATGTCACAGgacatcattctttttaaaaattattttcaaccacttaaaaaattaaagctattcttagctcatgggctgtacaaaaacaggtggtaggccagatttggcccacaggctgtAGTTTGCAGACCTGTGGTTTAGAACAATGCTGTCCATTAGAAATATGAGAGCTgttgggtacagtggttcacacctgtaatcccagcattttgggaggccaaagtgagaggagctcctgagccctggagtttaagaacagcctgggtaacatggcaagagatcatctctacaaaaaaaaaaaaaattaaaaatcagctgggcatggtggtgtgcacctacagtcctagctactggggagaatGAGGCTGGAAGAAGATTGCTTGATCTCAGTAGTTCAAGGATGTAGTGAGCTATTACAtccactactacactccagcctgggtaacagagtgagactctgtctcttaaaaaagaaaagaaggccgggcacggtcggtggctcatgcctgtaatcccagcactttgggaggccgaggcgggcggatcacgaggtcaggagattgagaccatcctgactaacacagtgaaaccctgtttttactaaaaatacaaaaacaaaattagccaggcgtgatggtgggtgcctgtagtcctagctcctcgggaggctgaggcgggagaatggctgaAGTATAAGAgctgaagccaggcacagtggaacatgcctgcagtcccagttacttgcaaggctgaggtgggaggatttgctTCAGCCCGGGAGTTAGAtgtagcctaggcaacatagtaagacccatctctaaaaaaataaaaagaaagaaagaaaaaagaaaaagaaaaatataatgagagccatatatgtaattttaaattttctagtaatctcatgtaaaaacttttaaaaaggtaaaattaatattttatttaactcagtatatgaaaatataattttcatgcCATCAATATGTAAATTACCAGTgagatattttactttctctgtttTCATAATAAGCCTTTGAAATCCAGGATGTATCTTACACTTATAGCCCATCTCAGTTCACTCTAAACATAAGAATTCAATAGTTACAGACTGCTGAAGATCAGTAAAGATGTTATCCATTTGCCCAGCTGCATCATCTGAGAGTGTTGCATGTTGAAGACATGATCTGTTACAACAAATAAGTCAAGTCACCTGTACTGGAAATCAGTTTGCTGAAATTATTGAATCAAGTTGAAGAAAAGGAGGTTCCAGCCTTGACAAGGGGATTGTGGCCCTTCCTGGAATCCCTCTGGACACACCCTCCCAGCAACTTCTAGGAAAGATGCAGCAGCTCAAAGGGAAGCCCAGGAAGGAGACATGGAAAGACAAGAAGGAGCAGAAGCAAGCCATGCAGGAGGCCCGGCAGCAGATCACCACGGTGGCACTGCCCACGCTGGCCACGGTCGTGCTCCTGATCGTGGTGTTTGTGTACATGGCCACACGCCCCACCATCAACAAGTGAGCACCGCGGCCATCCGCAGACCCGTTTGGCAGGGAGAGGAGGCACAGGAGGTGGAAGCAAATGAAATATGGCTTTCATATTCAGAGATGTTCATGCTGCTGAGCTATAAGCAGGAGCACCCTGtcttctctggtttttttttttcttcttcttcttcttttttgagatggagtctcgctctaccaCCCAGACTATCAcccagtcttgctctatcacccaggagtgcaatggtacaatctcggctcactgcaacctctaccttctggattcaagcgattctcctgcctcaacctcctgagtagctgggattacaggcacgtgccaccacgcctagctgattttcgtatttttagtagaaacggagtttcaccatatgggtcaggctggtctcgaactcctgacctcgggatccacccacctcagcctcccaaagtgctgggatacaggcgtgagccaccgcaccgggccctTCTCTGGCCTTTGACTTGGTTAAAGTGTCTCCGTTTTTCTTGGGAGGGAATAGGGGATGTTTCATCAGTGAATGTGCCATGTACCTTATGGTCCACTCATGTGCCTTTCAGACTTCAAagcagtgtgtctgtgtgtgtgtgtctttttcttgcctaaaaaTTGATAAGTAGCTCCACCTGACGAGGGGCGGAACTTCTGGGTCAGGAAGTAGCTGGAATCTCCACTTACCTCATCCCCATTGTTTGGATCATGCCTCTTTCCAACATGTGTTCACAATCTCCAAAAGGAATGTATTTCTTCTCTGTTGCTTAATGTGATTTGAAATATGTTGAatcaaagtgaaatatttatttttgaataaaggaGATAATAGCATTAAACAAATTCAATAGTTAGAGGCTACCATATTGAAGAGTGCAGAGctcttaggttggtgcaaaagtaattgcgatttttgccattacttttaatataacAATGTTTTCAAACTTAACTTTGCATCAGAATTGCTTGGAGGGCTGTTAAAATTAAGATTGCTGGGAcccatccccagagtttctggttTTGGCAGGGTGCAAGAACttccatttctaacaagttcctaggTGGTGATGACGCTGTTGGTTGAAGGACCACACCTTGAGAACCACTTATCTAGAAGCTGGAGCAGTAAGAAAAAGTAGAGAAGCAATTAGGAGCCAGGGATATGTAACAGAAagtggtttgaaaaaaaaaaagaaaagaaagccaggcgcagtggctcacgcctgtaatcccagcactttgggaggccgaggcggatggatcatttgaggtcaggagtttgagaccagcctggccaacatggtgaaaaccccgtctctactaaaaatacaaaaattagatgggtgtggtggtacatgcctgtaatcccagtaccttggaaggccaaggtgggaggatcacttgagcccaggagtttgagagcaaactgggcaacacagggaaaccctatctctacaacataaaaacttaaaaatcaacaaagcaTGATGGTGACTAGTCCCAGTTACTTcaaaggttgaggtgggagactcGCTTGACCCCAGAAGGTCGagacttcagtgagccgtgatcacaccactgcactccagctaggtgacagagcaagaccctgttaaaaaaaaaaaaaaaaaaaaaaacaaactaacaatgagataccactacacgtctattagaatggctagaccaggcatggcagctcacgcctataatcccagcactttgggaggccgaggtgggcagatcacctgaggtcaggagtttgaaactaccctggccaacatggtgaaactctgtctcttactaaaaatacaaaaaaaattagttgggtgtggtgatatgcacctgtaatcccagctactcaggaggctgaggcaggagaatcgcttgaacccaggaggtggaggttgcagtgagctgagatcgtgccacagccggggcaacacagagagattccatctcaaaaaaaaaaaaaaaaaaagaatggctaaaatccaaaatactgaCAATTccaaatactggcaaggatgtggaacaacaggaagTGTCATtgattgctggtaggaatgcaaaatagtatagccactttggaagataatttggcagtttcttacaaaattaaatatacccTTACCATATGATCCGGCAATTGTGctcttgggtatttacccaaatgagttgtaAACTAT
The Papio anubis isolate 15944 chromosome 17, Panubis1.0, whole genome shotgun sequence genome window above contains:
- the SMCO4 gene encoding single-pass membrane and coiled-coil domain-containing protein 4; the protein is MQQLKGKPRKETWKDKKEQKQAMQEARQQITTVALPTLATVVLLIVVFVYMATRPTINK